Within Sorghum bicolor cultivar BTx623 chromosome 2, Sorghum_bicolor_NCBIv3, whole genome shotgun sequence, the genomic segment GACCCCCCGCGCAAGCCGTGGGGTTCATGCGTCGACCAATAATGGGATTGGGAGCAGCGCACGTACACAGACCATCGCGTGTCTGCCTCCTGGACGCAGCCGCTGGAAGCCCGATACAACCGCCGTggacgggacgggacgggacCGGACCGTTCGCCGTTCGGACGATCTCAAGATGCGCTGCACCGTGTGCTCCAGAATAATAGCATACCCGTGCCAGCCAGCAACAACGAACGAGAGATCGGAGGCCGTGGAAAGGTACgggcgagcagcagcagcacccagCTCCTCGTGCGCCCAACGATTTTGCAGCTGGACGGAACCTGTGTTTTGATGCCTGAGTTCTCGTGGACTCTAGGTGCGCGCGCGCTCGGCGCGAGCGCGGCGGATGATTGGTTTGGTGCGGAAGCAACAGCATCTACAGGAAACACCCGGTAGCTACCGACTGATCTGATTGAGTTTCGTTCGTCTGTCGCTGGAAATGGAATAAGATGTCTTTGTGGTTTGTGAGCCATTTGGCATAAGAGCACTCCTAATGCAGAAACCATAGTggtttctatagatattaattgcAGTGTCACttaagtattttgctgatgtgacaagagagttattgaagagagagtaaaaatcatagaagctggatctaagttagaaaccatgtctacataaAATTCAAGAcataaagtgatatgattgactaagaatggagagagaatgaatgtgattggataaaaaaatattctatagaaactatccattaggaatatagtttctatatatactgtctataaaaattaatagctatagaaactacatgtagtttctagcattgggagtgccctaatgGCATCTGATCTGctagtagggccttgtttagttcccaaaaaattttgcaaattttttcagattccccgttatatcgaatctttagacgtatgcatggagtattaaatatacacgaaaataaaaattaattgtacagtttgatcagaattgacgagacgaatcttttgaacctagttagtccataattggttaatatttgtcaaatacaaacgaaagtgttacgtgTTGATTTTCCAAAAGCCTATGTGCATAAACGATAAAAACATTGGTTTTCCAgtcagatttttttttaaagaaaaaacaACCCAGTCAGAAATCTCAGGCATGAGTGTTTGCATTTCACAGACATGCTGTCGCAGCGTCGGCACAGCTGGTGAGATGGACAGTCTGTACGACTGTACGTACTCTCTGTAGTGGCCTACGAGTAGCTCACATTCCCGTGAAGATACTCCCTCAtcataaaaaaagagaagatacTCCCACTGCAATACAGTAAAAACATAAAAAATACCACGAGTGATAGTACTGTACTAGCGACACCCAAGAGAGACAAGATCGAGTCACAAAGTTCAGCCCATCTCATCTCTTTTTACCCACGAGGTCACGCATTTTGAGGCGTTACATTACACAGAACAAACAGTAAAAAGTGGCAAAAGAACGAGCTACCAGTACATCCAAAAGAGTCACCATACATCTGTGATCAATAATTCAATCCAGACGAACGAACGAACAAACGATTGTTCTGATTCACCTCAATTTCCCAGTCCATGAATGAAACAACAGCATCACCTACACCTACACCGACATATTCCCCCGATCGAATCGCAGCACGAATGCGTCGACAATTCCTCACGCAGCTAGCCGGCTACTACACAATTTCGCTGCCGATCTCACACAGCAGCCATTTTTTTTTCGCGATAGTACCGGACGGTCGACGCTCACGACATTTCAGTACGGGAGCTCAAAGATCCGAGCTTGCTTGCGAGCGCCGTCGTCGCCTCGCTTCACTTGGCGCCGACGCCAAGCGTGAGCTCGAGCTCCTCGGCGGCGACCTCGTGGATGCGCTCGCCTTCCCACGGCGTGACACGGCCCTTGTCGAACTCGAACTCCGCGGGACCGCCGCCCCTGCCGCCGATGTCCGCGGCCGCCATCCCGTCCAGCTCCATGGAGTTGGAGGCggacgcgccgccgccggccgggtGGACGAGGTTGTAGGTGGGCGACGCGGGCGCCGTGGTCGCCGCGCCCACCTGGAAGCTGATCCAGCGGCCGGAGTCGACGGTGGAGCAGACGTCGGACTCGTCGCACTCGGGGATGGTGTCCGGGTGCTCGCGCCGGCGTGCGCGGGTGGGGCTGGCGGGGGCGGAGACCGCGAAGAAGGGGTGCCGGAACGggtcggcgacggcggcgtcCCAGTCGGGCTTGCGGACCTTGGTGGGCGGCCGCGACGCCGCCGTGGGCGAGGAGAGCGGCGGCGTGACGGGCGCGCTGCTGGAGACGCGGAGCGGCGGGAGGTTCGGCAGGCTCCGGAGGAACGGGAGCAGGGaggaggccgccgccgcggcagcggcagcagtGGGGCCCgggttgtggtggtggtggtggttgctGCCGCTGCTGTGGTCGAGGCGCGTCGGGCTCGGGAAGCTGGATGACGCCGGGCTGGCGTGGTAGGACGGCACCGGGCTCGGGAAGCTCGACGACGGCGCGCTCAGCAGCTGCGAGGACGAGCACGGGCTCATCATCCCCGGCGGCGGCTTGCATCCCTGCCAAGACCGACCCAAGAAACGCACGGTGAGCTTAGTTGAGTTCATCCAAAGCAAGCTCCGTCGACCGCCGGATCTGCGCGCGCGCGGGCGCGGACAAAGCAGCCAGCAAGAtccaggaacgaacgggagagaGATCGGGGACCaggaagtaaaaaaaaaaaaggtcggTCACCTTTCGGTAGGTGGTGCCGTCGTCCTCGACGACCCAGCCCGCCTCGCGGCAGAGCGCCTTGAGCACCTCGTTGTTGTCGCAGTGCTTGGGCAGCTTGTAGTTGCCGAGCGCGCGGAGGCCCGTGAAGATCTTGGCGGCGATGGCCCTCCGCCGGCGCTCCCGGCGCTTGTTGTTCTCCCGCTCCTTCCACGTCGGCGTCCGACCCAgcgctcccgccgccgccgccgctgcggccGCCCCCGACGTCATGCTCTGATGCTCAGCCCCTAGCTCTCCGCAGACCTGCCTCCGCTTTTCTTTAATGGAGAGGTGGTGGGTGGCGTACTGCACAGTAGTATTGACTAGTGGGGGCGGGAGAGGAGGGAGGGAGGCGACTGCCGAGCCCGAGCgggggagaggaggaggaggaggaggaggaggcagccTGCTGGCGCGCTGTAGTGGAGTAGAGAGTGTTGTGTCATGGCATGGCGTGCGAGGTGCTTTGAGCTTTCCCCCTCGCGGGCCCCGGCGGGGGCTCACGAGGGTGGTAGTGGTACGGTAACCTTACTTTATTGCAACTGGATTGGCCAGATTCTACTGGCACGGCCATGGTGGGTGGGTGTGGCCTCCTTTTTCTTCGTCGCCTCCCTGGAGCCTGGGGTCTCTTCTGCCCAGCCCGGCTCGGCTTTTGGTGATGAGCCAGACGAACGAGAGTGTGCTGCGCGTGAGCGAGGTGAGAGTGTACTCGTAGTAGGGTAGGGCCGGTGCGCGGGCGCAGCGGTGCCGGGCACGTGCCTTGGGATTTGCGACGGCGAGCTTCACGGCGGCCTTTGCATTGCCTTGCCACCGTCGTAGGCGTCCAGCAATACAAGCATCTCTCGTGTGACGAAAGGGGCATGTAGCTGTGCTGGTACGTTTCTTTTGCAAAGTGGCGTAGCAAGGCACTTTATGCGGCGCCGTTGTGCACTCCGTACTAGAGTAGCGTGTACTCACATGAAGATTTGATGACCTCAGTAGAAGCGATTAGCGGCAGCAACCGCAGACCGCAGCGCGCCAGTGAGCTGCTGCTGATGATGCGTATCGTCTCTGACGTCTCTTGATCCGCTGAC encodes:
- the LOC8058354 gene encoding protein BZR1 homolog 1, whose amino-acid sequence is MTSGAAAAAAAAGALGRTPTWKERENNKRRERRRRAIAAKIFTGLRALGNYKLPKHCDNNEVLKALCREAGWVVEDDGTTYRKGCKPPPGMMSPCSSSQLLSAPSSSFPSPVPSYHASPASSSFPSPTRLDHSSGSNHHHHHNPGPTAAAAAAAASSLLPFLRSLPNLPPLRVSSSAPVTPPLSSPTAASRPPTKVRKPDWDAAVADPFRHPFFAVSAPASPTRARRREHPDTIPECDESDVCSTVDSGRWISFQVGAATTAPASPTYNLVHPAGGGASASNSMELDGMAAADIGGRGGGPAEFEFDKGRVTPWEGERIHEVAAEELELTLGVGAK